Proteins encoded together in one Impatiens glandulifera chromosome 1, dImpGla2.1, whole genome shotgun sequence window:
- the LOC124914468 gene encoding trihelix transcription factor GT-3b-like, whose translation MIRAELDPTFMETKRNKLLWEVTSTKMKEKGYNRSAEQCKCKWKNLVTRYKGCETMEAEGVPQQFSFYSELQAIFGARMQRMLWIEGEGGSSKKKGTNISSDDDEENEDSDLVGTGEKWSNKKRKKVMGKSNNIVGSSGNLGNGSVNALKDILDEFVKHQTQTEMEWLKVSEAREQERRMRENEWKQRMEALENERTMMERRWREIEEQRRIRDEARAEKRDALITQLLNKLRREDRTI comes from the exons ATGATTAGGGCTGAGCTTGATCCAACTTTCATGGAGACTAAGAGGAACAAACTCTTATGGGAGGTGACTTCAACAAAGATGAAGGAAAAGGGTTACAATAGAAGTGCTGAACAGTGCAAATGCAAATGGAAAAATCTTGTCACCCGTTATAAG GGTTGTGAAACAATGGAGGCGGAAGGAGTGCCACaacaattttcattttatagtGAACTTCAAGCGATTTTCGGGGCGAGAATGCAGCGTATGTTGTGGATAGAAGGAGAAGGTGGCTCCTCTAAGAAGAAGGGTACCAACATTTCGTCGGATGATGACGAAGAAAATGAGGATAGTGACTTAGTAGGTACGGGAGAGAAGTGGAGTAACAAGAAGAGAAAGAAGGTTATGggaaaatcaaataatatagtGGGAAGTAGTGGTAATTTGGGGAATGGAAGTGTTAATGCATTGAAGGATATTTTGGACGAGTTCGTGAAACATCAGACACAAACAGAGATGGAATGGTTAAAGGTGTCTGAAGCAAGAGAACAAGAGAGAAGGATGCGAGAGAATGAGTGGAAGCAAAGAATGGAAGCATTGGAGAACGAGAGAACCATGATGGAGAGAAGATGGAGAGAAATAGAAGAACAAAGGAGGATTAGAGATGAAGCTAGGGCTGAGAAGAGAGATGCATTGATAACACAACTTCTAAACAAGCTTAGAAGAGAAGATCGGACTATCTAG